GTGCTTATTGGACGCCTCACAAGTGTAGGTGCCGTTATCCGCGGATACCAGGCCGGGAAGCGTGAGCGTCTCTCCCACGGCCTCCGCCCTCTCCGGCAAAGACTCATTCCCGCGGTTCCAGCGGATCTGGTTTGGCCTGGGTGGGGATAAAGTATAGTGAAAGTTAGGAACCCAGGTGCCAGCACCCAATTCTGACTTGTCAAGAATATAGACATGCAACTGTCATCCTGCAGGGACCTCCAAAAAGAGGCTTCCTGCTATCTCTTTACTTTATGGAAAACCAACAGTCCTGGGCCTACTTCCACCCATCACCGAGGTCTCAGGAATTCTAGCCCAGGCTgatcatggtggctcatgcctgtaatcccagcactttaggaggctgagatgggaggattgcttagggccagcagttccagaccagtctgggcaacatagggagaccccgtcactacaattaataataatagtaacaataataataataataattagccctCCCACGCCATTCCATCCTCAGCAACCAGGAGTCCGAGCCTCCAGATTCCTCCTCCCTCAGGATCCAGGAGTCCAGGTCCCCAGCTCTCTCCTCCTTaggacccaggagttcaagtccctGGTCCCTGTTCTTCCAGGTCCCCAGCGCTCACCTGGGGTTTCCCGTGACAGCACACGTCAACACCAGCGTGTCTCCCTCCCTCACCACAGCTTGGGAGGCATGAATCCGGGCCGTGGGGGAGTCTGCCAGGCAAAAGTAAGAAGGGAGAATAGTTTCCAAGCCATCACGCGGGACAAGGGGGACCCTCCCGGGTTGCGGGTGGCTGGCGTTGGGATCCCTTGGGTCCTGGCCCGCGGGGCACTTACACTGCACATCCAGCACGTACTGCGTCTGCTTGCTGTGTCCGGAGGGCAGCGCCTGGTTCTGCGCCTCGCAGATGATGATACCACCGTCGTCCTTACGGTCCACACGAAACCGCACTGTGCTTGCCACGCTCCAGACCTTGCCATTTTCCTGGCTGCTGCTCACTCCTGCCACACCCCGGCCAGACACTGTCAGGCTGCGATTTCGGcttcatccacccacccaagCCAACCCAAAGCAGGCTATTTGCCAAGCTCCACCCCTTACCCACAGGCCCCGCCTCTTGTCCTCCAAGCTACGCCCCTCCCCTAACCAAGGCCACGTGCCTCCTCCCAAAGCTCTTCCCTCTTTCACGCTCATGCTTTCTCGTCTATCAATCCATTTAATTgctatatatataaacataaatctatatatatacttagagatggggtctcacaatgCTGGCCaggttgaactcctgacctcaagcaatcctcccatctcagcctcccaaagtgctaggactccaggcgtgagccactgcgcttgacATCGACCGCTACATACTGAATGTCCAGTGTCTGTGAAAACCTGTGGCTCCTCTCCACATATAACCACATATAACCTCTCCTaagtcccacctcctccccacccctcatcAGCACTTGGCCCAGGTTACCTTTCAGCTCCTTGCGGTCGCGGTACCAACGCAAGGTGGCGGCCGGACGGGACCGCGGAACGAGGCAGCTGAGCTCCACCTCGCCGCCCTCTACCGCCTGCTCCCGGACCTCCACCACGGGATTCTCTGGGGCCACTGCCGCAGGAAGAAGGGAAGTAAGGGGTTAAAAAAGGCACGAACGTGGGTTCAAAGCAATCAAGCTGCCGTTTCCCAGTGACCAGAGGGAACCAGGGTCCCAGGTGGCAGGGGTCAAAGGGGAGAGGTCAGGAGCCAGATGCCCATCCCGGATGTTAAAAATAGTCATGGTCTGAAAGTCTcaggagaagagagaagcagagaagaaaggaggagaggatGCACCCGACAAGGGGGAGGGCGTTACCTAGTACCGTGAGCGTGGCAATCTGGTGGTGGGTGTCTTCTGTGTAGAGCTGGCAGAAATAGCCCCCCTCATCCTCCAGGCGGGCATCTGAGAGCCGGATCC
The sequence above is a segment of the Macaca nemestrina isolate mMacNem1 chromosome 20, mMacNem.hap1, whole genome shotgun sequence genome. Coding sequences within it:
- the LOC105463863 gene encoding cell adhesion molecule 4; amino-acid sequence: MGRARRFQWPLLLLWAAAAGPGAGQEVQTENVTVAEGGVAEITCRLHQYDGSIVVIQNPARQTLFFNGTRALKDERFQLEEFSPRRVRIRLSDARLEDEGGYFCQLYTEDTHHQIATLTVLVAPENPVVEVREQAVEGGEVELSCLVPRSRPAATLRWYRDRKELKGVSSSQENGKVWSVASTVRFRVDRKDDGGIIICEAQNQALPSGHSKQTQYVLDVQYSPTARIHASQAVVREGDTLVLTCAVTGNPRPNQIRWNRGNESLPERAEAVGETLTLPGLVSADNGTYTCEASNKHGHARALYVLVVYDPGAVVEAQTSVPYAIVGGILALLVFLIICVLVGMVWCSVRQKGSYLTHEASGLDEQGEAREAFLNGSDGHKRKEEFFI